The genomic interval GTCGAGGGCGCGCTTGCGCGCCTTGGTGCGTGCACTCATCTCGGGGAGCCGGACGGCTCAGTCGTTGACGCGGCCGAGGTAGTCGCCCGTGCGGGTGTCGACCTTGACCTTGGTGCCGGTCTCGAGGAACAGGGGCACCTGGATCTCGGCGCCGGTCTCGACGGTGGCGGGCTTGGTGCCGCCGGTGGAGCGATCGCCCTGCAGACCGGGCTCCGTGTAGGTCACCTCGAGGATGACGGAGGCGGGGAGCTCGAGGTAGAGCGGCTCGCCCTCGTGGAGCGCGATCTGCACCTGCTGGTTCTCGAGCATGAACTTCTGCGCGTCGCCCACGACGGCGCCCGAGACCGTCAGCTGATCGTAGTCGGCCTGGTCCATGAAGACGAAGTCGGCGCCGTCCTGGTAGAGGTACTGGTAGTCGCGGCGATCCACGTTGGCCGTCTCGATCTTCGCGCCGGCGTTGTAGGTCTTGTCGATGATCTTGCCCGACACCACGTTCTTCTGCTTGGTGCGGACGAAGGCGCCGCCCTTGCCCGGCTTCACGTGCTGGAACTCGATCACGCTCCAGAGCTGACCGTTCTCCTTGATGACGGTGCCGTTCTTGATGTCGTTCGAGGTTGCCATGCAGTGCTTCTTCCGGGATCTGGGACGTTCGAGCGCGACGGGTGGCGCCGGACCAGCATACACGGGCGCCCCGATCGGCGCGGCGGCGGGGCGTCGCCGCGCCCGCCCCGCCGAGGTGCGCCGTCTCGATCCGCGCGCGGCGCGTCGCCCGGATCGCAGCGCGGATGACGCATGCGGGGGTGATCGCCTCGGATGGCACCGGTGCGCGTCGTCTCCGACGGGGCGCACGGGGCCGCAGCCCCGGCGGCTCTAGGATCGCAGCATGCACATGATCCTCCGCACCCTCTGGCACCGCTTCGTGGTCGGGCCGCGGGGGCGCCGCCTGGGGTTCGGCGACGTCTCGCGCTCGCGCTTCCGCGTCTGGCCCACCGACCTCGACATCCTCCGCCACATGAACAACGGCAAGTACCTCTCCGTCATGGACGTCGCCCGCTTCGACCTCATCCAGCGCAACGGGGTCTGGGCGCTGTTCGCGCGAGAGGGCTGGTATCCGGTCGTCGTCGGGCAGACGATCTCGTACCGCAAGTCGCTGAACCCCTGGATGCGATTCTGGATCGAGTCGCGCATCCTCGGCTTCGACGATCAGGCGGTGTACATCGAGCAGCGCTTCGTCCGGCCGGACGACGCGGGCGTCCCGGAGATCTACGCCCTCGCCGTGGTGCGGGGGCGGATCCTCCGGCGCACGGGCGGGGTCGTCCGGGTCGCGGAGCTCGTGGAGAAGAGCGGCGCGGACCCGGAGGCGCTGCGGGTGCCCGAGGACGTGCTGCGCTGGGGGCGCACGACGCGGCTGCCCTCGACGCGTGAGGCGGCTCCGAGCCGCTGGGAGTGAAGGCTCAGGCGATCGGGGGCCGCGCGCCGAGGTGCGGCCCCTGGTTGGCGGGCTCCCGGGTGCTGAGGCGCACCGTCCGCTCCGCCGCGTCGTAGACGTGCCGAGCCGCGAGACGATCGCCGCCGAGCGTTCCCGCGATCCACGTGAAGCTGCGCGCGTCGATGGGCGGCTCGCCCCGCACGACGCGCATGAGCTGCAGCATCAGGAGCTCGGGCAGCGTCGCATGCGGCCCGTGCGCGTGGCTGAGCCCGAGCACCGCGGGTGCGAGCCCGGCGGGCACGAGCCGGAGCGACCACGCGACGTCCCGGGAGCCGCTGCGCACGGCGACCCGCGCCGCCGGAGCCCCGGGGGCGCGGTCCAGCCGGGCGAACTCGCGCTCGAGCTCGCTCGCCGCGACCAGCCGGATCCCGCCGCCGCCCGCATCGGCCGCACCCGCGAACAGCCGCCGCCAGCCGTCCGCGCCGAGGCCCGCGGGGGCGGGCACCGGCTCGAGCGTGGGGTCGGCGTCCAGCGCGGCGCCGAGCGCGGCGAAGTCCGCGCCCGCCGCCGCGAAGGCCTCCGGCTCCGGGAGGTCGAGCGCGATGCCGGGCGCCGCGCCGATCACGGCACGGGCGGCGTCGAAGGCCGTGGCGAGGCGTGCGCGCGCGTCGTCGCCGAGGGCCGCGCCGAACGCGCTCGGCCCGTACGCGCTCGCGCGTTCCGCCGCCGTGCGCGCATCGAGCCAGACGTCGAAGGATTCCTCGGCGGTGCCGCCCGCCGTACCGCCGCCGCGGCGAGCGGCGGCCAGGGCGGCGTCGAGCTCGGCCGCGAGGTCCGGGAAGAGCTCTCGGCCGAGCCGCACCGCGTCATCGCCTGCCGTGGGGAATTCCGTCATACCCGTCACGGTAGCCCATCGGCGATCCGCGCCTCGAGCACCGCGGCGATACCGCGAGGGTCGTCGAGGCGCACCCCGTCGGGAGCGTAGCGCACCGCGAGATCGTCCGAGCCGATGCCGATGGCGTGCAGCTCGACCCCCGCCGCTCGGAGCCCGGCGGCCTCGCGGGCGGCCGCGCCGGGATCGGAGGTCCCCCCGTCGCCGAGGAGGAGGAGCACGCGGCGCCTCGTGCGCCCCGCGGAGCCCGCTCCCGGCCCCGGGCCGCGCTCCCCCGCTCCGACCCCGAGCACGGCGGCGGCGGTCGCGAGCGCGGCGCCGTCGTCGGTCGAGCCCCGCGCATCGCCGATCTCCGCGAACATGCGACGTCTCGCCGCGTCGTCGAGACCGGCGGAGAGCGGTTTCACGATGACGGGGGCCGCGTCGAAGACGATGAGGGCGGTGCGGATATCGAGATCGAGATCGAGGCCCGTCCGATCCTCCGCGGCCGCGACGTCCCGGGCGACTCCCGCGAGCGCCTCCAGCATCACGAGGGCCGCGTCCGCCGCCGCCCGGGCCGCGGCCCCCCGCATCGACGCCGAGCGATCCACCAGGAGCGCGTAGTCGGTGCTGCCCGGCCGCTCGCGCCGCCGCCTGCGGTGCTCGCGGCGCAGATACGCGGCCGGGCGCGGCGCGCCGGCGCGTGCCTCGACGACCGCGGGGACGAGGTGCTCGAGCCCGAGCAGCTCGCCCTCGGCCGCGGGCCGCCGTCCCAGCGCGTGCACCGCTCCCGTGCGCTCCGAGATGACGCGCTCCCAGACGCGGCGCATGCGCTCGATCGCCTCGGCGAGCTCGGCGGCGCGCCGCCGGTACTCCCCGGCGGCGCCGCCGCGGGCGCCGCCGTCGCCGGCGCCCGCGGCCGGCGAGGCGGGCGTTTCGCGCCGGCCGGGGTCGGTCTCCGTGCGCGCATCCGGCGGGGCGACGAGGGATGCCGCCACTGCCGCGGGGAGCGGGGTCTCGAGGAAGCGCTGCACGCTGCCCGCGGCCTCAGCGGCGAAGAGGTCGGCGCCCTCCGCGCTCGCACGGCCCTCGCCCGGTCTCGCCGGCTCCGCCTCCGGGTCGCCGGCGGACTCCGAAGCGGGTGCGGGGGCCTCGGCGGCCCCGGCGCCCGTCTCCGCATCCGCCGACGCCCCTCCGCCGTTCCCGTCCGGTGCGGGATCCGGGTCCGCATCCGCGCCCTCCGCCGGGCCCCCGCCCGCGCCGGGCACCGCGCGGTGCTCGGCGGTGTCGGCGGCGAGCAGGCGCGCGTACGGGGGCAGCAGCACCGCGAGCGCGCGTTCGAGCCGCGCGAGCGGGGCGCGCCCCGGATCCGGAGCGAGGACGCGACGGAGCACGTCGACGCCCGGGGCGATCGCACCGAGGGCGCGCAGTTCCTCCGCCACGGAGGCGTCGGGCCGCTGCGGCGCCCGCGCGCCCGACCCGGCGCGCAGCAGCGCGATGATCCACTGCAGATGCCGCGGCTCGGCCGAGACGTCGGCGGGGAGCGCGCGCTCCGTCGCTGCGGCGAGCGGTCGCCGCAGCGCCGGGAAGGCCGCGAGCAGCGCGGCCGACGCCTGCAGGCGCAGCACCGCGCGCACGAGCGGCCCGGCCGCGGGGTCGCGCGAGACGAGTGAGGCCGCACGGCGCCGGCGCTCCGGGGCGATGCGCTCCTCGCGGACGTTCTCCCAGAGCGCGAGCATCGCGAGCGCGGTCGCCTCCGCGGGAGCGTGCCCGCGCGCGGTGTACCACCCGAGACCCACCGTGAGCCCGTCATCGTCGATCCGCCAGACCGCGTCCTCGACCACGTGCACGGGTACGCCGAGGAGGCCTCCGACGGCGCGCAGCGCAGCCTCGCCGCCGAGCGCATCGGCCGCGTCGGCCGCGCCCGCCTGCTCCCGGCTCGCCTCCATGCGGTCAGCCTACTGCGGCCGCCGCGCGGGCCCGCGCACGGATGCTAGCGTGAGGCCATGCTGCCATTCGATGCCGACCCGCTGCTCGTCGAGGCCAGCGCGCTCCGCGACGCGGCGGCGCGGGTGCGGCGGGCGGCCGCCTCCGACCGGGCCGCGAGCGGCCGCGACGCCGAGGCCGAGGCCTCGGCGATCGCCCACGATGCCGAGCGCCGCGAGATCGCGGCCCGGCTGGCGTCGCTGCTCGCGGACCCGCACGCCCGGCGCCTCGTCGATGCGGAGCTCGACGAGCGCGCCCGGGCGCTCCGCGTCGCGGTCGACGCACTGCGCCGCCGCGCCCGATCCGCCCAGCGCGAGCGCGCCGCGGATCGCCTGCTGGCCCGCGCCATTTCGGGCGGGCGGGCGCTCACGGGTGCGGAGCGCGATCGCGTCGCCGAGCTCCGCGCCCCGGAGCCCGACGCGCTCGACGGGGTCCACTCCGCCGAGCGGCGGGACCGGCTGCTCGCGATCCTCGGCGCCGCACGGCTCCGGGAGGCGCGCGGTCAGCTGCGCGACGGGCTCCTCCTCACCGCCCAGATGCGCCGGATCGTCGCCGAGGCCGTCCCGGCGCTCCTGCAGGGCGAGCCGGTGCTGCTGCTCGGCGAGACGGGCGGCGCGAAGACCGCGCTCGCCGAGCACCTGTCGCGCCGCGGGGCGGGCCGCGAGCCCGAGTTCGTCTCCGGCTACGGCGACATCACGGGCGCGCAGCTGCTCGGAGCGCACGAGCTGCGCGCCGAGGCGGGGGCCACGGTCAGCGCCTTCGTGCCGGGCCCGCTGCTGCGTGCCATGTCGGAGGGGCGCCCGATCATCCTCGACGAGATCAACGCCATGCCCGCGGAGTTCCTCAAACGCCTCAACCGGATCCTGCAGTTGCGCCCCGGGGACCGCTACGGCGTGCAGGAGGACGGCGGACGCGCCGTGCGGGTCGCCCGGGGCTTCGCGATCCTCGCCACCGCGAACGAGCAGACGCCCCACCGCTACCGCGGGCTCGAACGGCTGAGCGCAGAGCTCGTGAACCGCTTCGGTGCGAACGCGTACCGCGTGCACTATCCCGACGCGGGCCTTCCTTACGAGCGCTTCCCCGCGGAGAACGCCCTCATCATCGCCGCCGCGGTCGCCGACGCGCGCGGGGCGCTCCCCGAGACGCTGCCCTACCCGCAGATCGTCCGACTCGCCCGTGCCGCCTTCGTGAGCCAGCAGGTGTTCGCCGGGGCGCACGGCGAGGGGTTCGCGGACTTCGTGAGCACGGAGCGCGAGATCGACGGCCGCCCCGGGCTCGAGGAGTCGGTGCTCGCCCCGCGCACGGTCGTGGCGCTCGCCCGGAAGGTGGCGGGGAGCGCCGGGACGATCACGCTGGACCACGCGCTGCACCGCTTCGTCGACGGCGTCATGCACCGGGAGGACCGCCGCGTGCTCGCGCTCATCATCGCGGGCCAGGGCTTCCGGCTCTCAGGCTGAGCGCGGGATCCGGTTCCTCCGCGCGGCGCTCAGCTGGCGATCTCCTGATAGGCGAACTGCAGCATCGCGTCGTCGGCGCCCGCGAGCACCCGCGGCTTGCCGATCTCGTCGAGCACGATGAAGCGCAGCATGCCCGCGCGCGCCTTCTTGTCCCGCTGCATCGCCGCGAGCAGACCGGGCCAGCGCCCCGCCGGGTAGCTCAGCGGCAGCGTGAGTGACGCGAGGATGCGCCGATGCCGCTCCACGGCGGCGTCGGAGAGCGAGCCCGCCATGCGGCCGAGCTCCGCCGCGTACATCATGCCGATCGAGATGGCCACGCCGTGGCGCCACTGGTAGCGCTCGGCGTGCTCGATGGCGTGCCCGAGGGTGTGCCCGTAGTTGAGGATCTCGCGGAGGCCGCCCTCGCGGAAGTCCTCCGACACCACCCTGGCCTTGACCCCGATCGCGAGCTCCACGACGCGCTGGAACTCGGGGGTCGCGGGATCGGTCGCCCGCGCCACATCCGCCTCGAGGATGTCGAGGATCTCGGGCTCCGCGATGAAACCGCACTTCGCGACCTCCGCGAAACCGGCGAGGATCTCGTTCCGCGGCAGGGTGGCGAGCAGGTCCAGGTCGCAGAGCACACCGGCGGGCGCGGTGAAGCTGCCCACGAGGTTCTTGCCCTCCGCCGTATTGATGCCGGTCTTCCCGCCGACGGAGGCGTCGACCATGCCGAGCACCGTCGTCGGGATCTGCACGAGCTGGACGCCGCGCAGCCAGGTCGCCGCGACGAAGCCCGCGAGATCGGTCACCGCCCCGCCGCCGAGACCGACGACCGCGTCGGAGCGGGTGAAGTCGGCCTGGCCCATGATCTGCCAGCAGAAGGCGGCCACCTCGACGCGCTTCGCGGACTCCGCATCCGGCACCTCGGCGAGCAGCACCTGCGCGTAGCGCTCGGCGAGCGCGGCGCGGAGCTCCTCGGCCAGGCGGCCCACCGAGGCGGTGTGCACGATGAGCACCTTCGCGACCCGATCGTCGAGCACCTCGCTGACGCGGGAGATCGTGCCGTGCCCCACGACGACGTCGTAGGACGACTCCCCGGTGACGCTGATGACAGTGTCGCTCATTCCTGCTCCTGCTCCTTCTGCTTCGCGGCGCCCCCGTGCTCGGCGACGCCGGACTTCTGCGAGAATCCGCGCGCCCAGCGCGCGACCCGCCTGGCCAGCTGCTCCTTCGTCGCGCGGTCCGTCCGGTAGGTGACGTCGGCGACCTCCTCGTAGAACGGCCGGCGCTCCTCGAGGATGCGCCCCCAGGCCTCCGGGTCGTCCCGCAGCAGGGGGCGCTTCGCGAGGTTCGCGGTGCGCAGCACCGCCTCCTGCGTGGTGAGCAGCAGCACGACCGGGTGCGCCGCGAGGCGGCGCCGCGTCTCCGCGGTGATCACGGCCCCGCCGCCGAGCGCGACGATCCTCCCGCCGGGCAGGGCGAGCTCCTCGGCGATCACCTCCGCCTCGATCCGGCGGAACTCCGGCTCGCCGTGGGTCTCGAAGAACGCGGCGATCGGGCCGTGCCGGCGCACGAAGACGGCGTCGGTGTCCACGAACGGCACGCCCAGCTCGCGCGCGACGCGCTTGCCGAGGCTCGTCTTGCCCGCCGCCATCGGGCCGACGAACACGACGGCGCGATCCGGCAGCCTCCCGGTGCCCCGACGCCGGCGGCGGCGACGGCCCCGCGCGCGCTGCCCGGCGGGCGCGGCGCCGCTCGGAGCCGTCCGACGCCCTGCATCGGCGCCCTCCCGGCTCGCGGTGCGGCCGCCTCCCCCGCGCGCGCCGCCTCCCGGCTCGCCGCCGTCGACGCGTCCGGCCGAGGGCACCACGCGCAGCGGCGCCGTCGGCGGCTGCGGCTTCGGCCGCGGCGCCGGCGGCCCCGGATCGCGCCCGGCGCGCCGCTGCTCGCTCATCGTGCGGACCCGCTCAGACTTCGCGCGCGGTCGACAGGCGCTCCGGGATCGCGGCGAGATAGGCCTCCAGGTTGCGCCGCGTCTCCGCGACGCTGTCCCCGCCGAACTTCTCCGTCACCGCGTCGGCGATCACGAGCGCGGTCATGGCCTCGGCCACGACACCGGCGGCGGGCACCGCCGAGACGTCGCTGCGCTGGTGGTGCGCCTTCGTCTCCTCGCCGGTGGCCACGTCGACCGTCGGCAGGGCGTGCGGCACCGTCGCGATCGGCTTCATCCCGGCGCGCACGCGCAGCACCTGCCCCGTGGTCATGCCGCCCTCGATGCCCCCGGCGCGGCCGGTGTCGCGCACGATCGTGCCGTCCTCGATGCGGAGGGCGTCGTGCGCCTCCGAGCCGCGGCGACGGGTGGTCTCGAAGCCGTCGCCGACCTCGACCGCCTTGATCGCCTGAATCCCCATGAGCGCCCCCGCGAGACGGGAGTCGAGCCGGCGGTCCCAGTGCACGTAGGAGCCCAGCCCGGGCGGCAGACCGTACACGAGCACCTCGACGATGCCGCCGATCGTGTCGCCCGACTTCTTCGTGTCGTCGACCTCGGCGACCATGCGCGCGCTCGTCCCGCCGTCGAAGCAGCGCAGCGGATCGGCATCGAGCGCCGCCACGTCGTCCGGGCGCGGCAGCGGCCCGCCGGCGGGGGCCTCGACGGTGCCGAGGGAGACCGTGTGGCTCACCAGGGCGATCCCGAGCTCCGAGAGGAACGCGCGGGCGACCGCGCCGAGCGCGACCCTCGCCGCGGTCTCCCGCGCGCTCGCGCGCTCGAGGACCGGCCGCGATTCCGCGAAGCCGTACTTCTGCATGCCGGTGAGGTCCGCATGGCCGGGGCGCGGCCGCGTGAGCGGTGCGCCGCGACCGCGCGACTTCTCGGAGAGCTCGGTGCGCTCAGCGCTCATGACCTCGGTCCACTTCGGCCACTCGGTGTTGCCGATGCGGATGGCGACGGGCCCGCCGATGGACACGCCCTGCACGACGCCGCCGGAGAGGTGGAGCTCGTCCTGCTCGAACTTCATGCGCGAACCCCGGCCGTAGCCGAGCTTGCGGCGCGCTAGATCCTCACGGATCCCGTCGAGCGACACGGGCACGCCGGCGGGCAGGCCCTCCAGGACGGCAATGAGTTCGGGGCCGTGGGATTCCCCGGCGGTAAGCCAACGCAGCATACCTTCTATATTCCCACACCCGCGGGTCGCGGGCGCTCAGCGCGCCGCGCGACGCATCGCCGCGAGGACGCCCGCCTCGTCGGCGAGCGGGGCCTCCGCGTCGCCGTGGAGGAAGAGGCGCACCTGGATGAGCGCCTGCTCGACGAGCATCTCCAGCCCGGCGTGGGAGATCCCGCCCGCGGCGCGCCAGCGGCCGGCGAGCGGCGAGGGCCAGGGGTCGTAGGCGACGTCGAAGAGGGGCGCGGCCGCGAGCCCATCGGGCAGCGGGATCTCGCGCCCCGCGGGCCCGGGCAGCGTGGACACGACGAGCGTCGCGGAGGATGCGGCCGCCCGCGCGGCGGACGCATCGCCGAGCGTGGCTCCCGTCATCTCGGGCGCGCTCGTGCCGCGGAAGCGGTCGAGGAGCTCCTCGACCGCGCGCGGGCGGCGCGCGAGCACCGCGACGCGCTCGGCTCCGAGTGCGCGCGCCGCGAGGATCGCGGACACGGCCGTGGCGCCGGCGCCGAGCACGACGGTTCGGGTCGCATCGAGCCCGGCCTGGCCGAGCGCGCGAGCGAGTCCGGCGACGTCGGTGTTGCTGCCGAACCATCCGCCGTCGGGGAGCCGATGCAGGGTGTTGACGACGCCGCTCTCCGTCGCCACGGGATCGAGCGCATCGGCGAGCCGGTGCGCCTCCTCCTTGAGCGGCATCGTGAGCGAGAATCCGCGCCAGTGCGCGTCGCGTCCGCGGAGGAACGCGCCGAGGCCGGCCGCGCCGCAGCGGATCGCGTCGTAGCGCCAGTCGAGGCCGAGCGCCGCATAGGCGGCCGCGTGGATGCGGGGCGAGCGCGAGTGCGCGATGGGCGAGCCGAGCACGCCGAGGCGCATCGCGGCGGTCACGCGCCGCTCAATCGCATCGGGTGCCCCCCGCCTCGCGGTGCGTCGTGCACCACTGCGCGAGCTGCTCCACGGCCGCGTCGTGCTCCTCGATGGTCTCGGAGAACACCGTCTCGCCCGTTTCG from Leucobacter allii carries:
- the efp gene encoding elongation factor P, with the translated sequence MATSNDIKNGTVIKENGQLWSVIEFQHVKPGKGGAFVRTKQKNVVSGKIIDKTYNAGAKIETANVDRRDYQYLYQDGADFVFMDQADYDQLTVSGAVVGDAQKFMLENQQVQIALHEGEPLYLELPASVILEVTYTEPGLQGDRSTGGTKPATVETGAEIQVPLFLETGTKVKVDTRTGDYLGRVND
- a CDS encoding thioesterase family protein; the protein is MHMILRTLWHRFVVGPRGRRLGFGDVSRSRFRVWPTDLDILRHMNNGKYLSVMDVARFDLIQRNGVWALFAREGWYPVVVGQTISYRKSLNPWMRFWIESRILGFDDQAVYIEQRFVRPDDAGVPEIYALAVVRGRILRRTGGVVRVAELVEKSGADPEALRVPEDVLRWGRTTRLPSTREAAPSRWE
- a CDS encoding AAA family ATPase, which gives rise to MLPFDADPLLVEASALRDAAARVRRAAASDRAASGRDAEAEASAIAHDAERREIAARLASLLADPHARRLVDAELDERARALRVAVDALRRRARSAQRERAADRLLARAISGGRALTGAERDRVAELRAPEPDALDGVHSAERRDRLLAILGAARLREARGQLRDGLLLTAQMRRIVAEAVPALLQGEPVLLLGETGGAKTALAEHLSRRGAGREPEFVSGYGDITGAQLLGAHELRAEAGATVSAFVPGPLLRAMSEGRPIILDEINAMPAEFLKRLNRILQLRPGDRYGVQEDGGRAVRVARGFAILATANEQTPHRYRGLERLSAELVNRFGANAYRVHYPDAGLPYERFPAENALIIAAAVADARGALPETLPYPQIVRLARAAFVSQQVFAGAHGEGFADFVSTEREIDGRPGLEESVLAPRTVVALARKVAGSAGTITLDHALHRFVDGVMHREDRRVLALIIAGQGFRLSG
- the aroB gene encoding 3-dehydroquinate synthase: MSDTVISVTGESSYDVVVGHGTISRVSEVLDDRVAKVLIVHTASVGRLAEELRAALAERYAQVLLAEVPDAESAKRVEVAAFCWQIMGQADFTRSDAVVGLGGGAVTDLAGFVAATWLRGVQLVQIPTTVLGMVDASVGGKTGINTAEGKNLVGSFTAPAGVLCDLDLLATLPRNEILAGFAEVAKCGFIAEPEILDILEADVARATDPATPEFQRVVELAIGVKARVVSEDFREGGLREILNYGHTLGHAIEHAERYQWRHGVAISIGMMYAAELGRMAGSLSDAAVERHRRILASLTLPLSYPAGRWPGLLAAMQRDKKARAGMLRFIVLDEIGKPRVLAGADDAMLQFAYQEIAS
- a CDS encoding shikimate kinase, with translation MSEQRRAGRDPGPPAPRPKPQPPTAPLRVVPSAGRVDGGEPGGGARGGGGRTASREGADAGRRTAPSGAAPAGQRARGRRRRRRRGTGRLPDRAVVFVGPMAAGKTSLGKRVARELGVPFVDTDAVFVRRHGPIAAFFETHGEPEFRRIEAEVIAEELALPGGRIVALGGGAVITAETRRRLAAHPVVLLLTTQEAVLRTANLAKRPLLRDDPEAWGRILEERRPFYEEVADVTYRTDRATKEQLARRVARWARGFSQKSGVAEHGGAAKQKEQEQE
- the aroC gene encoding chorismate synthase — protein: MLRWLTAGESHGPELIAVLEGLPAGVPVSLDGIREDLARRKLGYGRGSRMKFEQDELHLSGGVVQGVSIGGPVAIRIGNTEWPKWTEVMSAERTELSEKSRGRGAPLTRPRPGHADLTGMQKYGFAESRPVLERASARETAARVALGAVARAFLSELGIALVSHTVSLGTVEAPAGGPLPRPDDVAALDADPLRCFDGGTSARMVAEVDDTKKSGDTIGGIVEVLVYGLPPGLGSYVHWDRRLDSRLAGALMGIQAIKAVEVGDGFETTRRRGSEAHDALRIEDGTIVRDTGRAGGIEGGMTTGQVLRVRAGMKPIATVPHALPTVDVATGEETKAHHQRSDVSAVPAAGVVAEAMTALVIADAVTEKFGGDSVAETRRNLEAYLAAIPERLSTAREV
- a CDS encoding shikimate dehydrogenase family protein translates to MTAAMRLGVLGSPIAHSRSPRIHAAAYAALGLDWRYDAIRCGAAGLGAFLRGRDAHWRGFSLTMPLKEEAHRLADALDPVATESGVVNTLHRLPDGGWFGSNTDVAGLARALGQAGLDATRTVVLGAGATAVSAILAARALGAERVAVLARRPRAVEELLDRFRGTSAPEMTGATLGDASAARAAASSATLVVSTLPGPAGREIPLPDGLAAAPLFDVAYDPWPSPLAGRWRAAGGISHAGLEMLVEQALIQVRLFLHGDAEAPLADEAGVLAAMRRAAR